One genomic window of Nicotiana sylvestris chromosome 10, ASM39365v2, whole genome shotgun sequence includes the following:
- the LOC138879410 gene encoding uncharacterized protein: MVTANASISQTTPTLAPTKKPGKFFGIDFKRWQQKMFFYLSTLSLHIFIKDDVPVLHDEAPDNERFVVTGAWKHFDFWCNNYILSRLEDELYQVHELQVNIHDFLAECTSQINTYVKSTNYIIITNQIFIEGLVINEEFQIVVMIDKLSPLWKDFKNYLKYKCKEMSLEDLIVRLRIEEDNKALKRKVVETQQ; encoded by the exons ATGGTGACTGCCAATGCATCAATAAGCCAAACAACACCGACGCTGGCACCGACAAAAAAGCCTGGAAAATTtttcgggattgatttcaagcggtggcagcagaagatgttcttctacttgagtACTTTAAGTCTACATATTTTCATTAAGGATGATGTTCCTGTTCTACATGACGAAGCTCCAGACAATGAACGCTTTGTCGTGACTGGGGCGTGGAAGCATTTTGATTTTTGGTGCAACAATTACATTCTTAGCCGACTGGAGGACGAACT ataccAAGTTCATGAATTGCAAGTGAATATTCACGATTTCCTTGCTGAATGTACAAGTCAAATTAATACTTATGTTAAAAGtactaattatattattattactaatcaaattttcattgaaggccttgtcatcaatgaagaatTCCAAATTGTAGTGATGATTGATAAATTGtctcctttgtggaaggacttcaaaaattacTTGAAATACAAATGCAAGGAGATGTCGCtcgaagatctcattgttcggttgaggatcgaagaggacaacaaagctcTGAAAAGAAAGgtcgtggaaactcaacaataa